A region from the Aphis gossypii isolate Hap1 chromosome 1, ASM2018417v2, whole genome shotgun sequence genome encodes:
- the LOC114119758 gene encoding TATA box-binding protein-like 1, with product MTSIVHQKNGTDLNNSISSSTLNSNSNMIYYKSEFHEQPENNALPNKPVQDCVTDNPNLNISISNVVTNFSLKSHLNLRYLALNGSNIEYRRENGMLTMKLRKPNATATIWSSGKIACTGSTSETHAKIASRRFARIIQKLGYHNAKFSSYRIVNVLGSCSLPFPIKVIQFSEKYKTIAQYEPELHPGVTFKIKELKATLKIFSTGSITVTAPSVSNVHQAIEQIYPMVYPFRREKTAEDERVIRKLMTKKRNFTEIDENVSIYNSENSVTKRNCDGLAIGIVKVENNLENIIKQEYENDL from the coding sequence TGAATTCTAATTCCAATATGATCTACTACAAGTCTGAATTTCATGAGCAGCCTGAAAACAATGCTCTACCAAATAAACCAGTTCAAGACTGTGTGACTGATAATcctaatctaaatatttctattagtaATGTAGTAACAAACTTCAGTTTAAAATCACATTTAAACCTTCGATACTTAGCTCTAAATGGTAGTAATATAGAATACAGACGTGAAAATGGGATGTTAACAATGAAACTACGCAAACCAAATGCCACAGCCACCATATGGTCTAGTGGAAAAATTGCTTGTACAGGTTCTACATCTGAAACTCATGCTAAAATTGCATCCAGACGTTTTGCTAGAATCATTCAAAAACTTGGTTATCATAATGCTAAATTTAGCAGTTATAGAATTGTCAATGTTCTTGGATCATGTTCATTACCGTTTCCGATCAAAGTCATACAGTTTtcggaaaaatataaaacaattgctCAGTATGAACCCGAGTTACATCCTGGTGTTACTTTTAAGATCAAAGAATTAAAAGctactttgaaaatattttcaacaggCAGTATTACAGTAACTGCTCCAAGTGTAAGCAATGTTCACCAAGCAATCGAACAAATTTATCCCATGGTATATCCATTTCGCCGTGAAAAAACCGCAGAAGATGAAAGAGTAATACGCaaattaatgacaaaaaaacgtaatttcactgaaattgatgaaaatgtatcaatatatAACTCGGAAAACAGTGTAACAAAACGAAATTGTGATGGATTAGCCATTGGCATAGTAAAAGTTGAAAACaacttagaaaatattattaaacaagaatatgaaaatgatctctga